The DNA sequence GCCTCACTCCTCACGCCTCACACCAAGGCCGGGCTATCCCTCGGATGCCTTGCCcacgcctcacgcttttaatacattggtcaaaactcaaaataaagCCTATCAAACATATTGATCCCATTTAGAATCACAAGCAAGAAAATATTACCTGATCCAAGCACGAAAGCTAAGAGCAAAGTCCCCGTGGACCGCATCACTGCACAAGTCAGCTCTATATAATAGCAATGGAATAGATAATGGTAGAAGGAACTCCAAGACAATGGAATATGCAGGCGCTTCAAAAGGAATTATGCCAAAATTACTTGCTGCAAGCCCAACCAAAGTGCTTACAAGGGCAGCACTCACCATTCCACCAATCTTCGTCTTCTCGGACCTTGAAATTCAATCCACAAATACACATTCACTCAATGTAAGCTCAAATCAAGTCATTCATTCTAAGCAAAAATCTCATTTCCTAGCATCAACACAGAATAAAAATTCTTCTCGAGTCTAGGGTGTCCAATAAGAACATGGGCATGTTTGGTTTGATTGCAATTATGATTTCCAAACAGTGAATTGGCCAAAGCtcaaatctttttcttttgatcgATGAAATTTTCCCCCAACCAAACGGACATAAGTAATTAGCAAGTGTGAATAGGcaccaaaataaattataatgtaTATTCTCTGGTATCAAATAAGAACATGGGCATGTTTGGATTGATTAGAAGTATGATTTCCATGCAGTGAATTACCAAAAGCTCAAATCTTTTTCTCTTCAATCGATGATATTTTCTTGGCAACCAAACAGTAACTAAAATGTGAGAAACAAGACTGAAAGGGGTATTAGCATTACCAGAGGCCAAAAGCACCGGTGGTGAACAGACCAAAAAGAGCAAAAACAATCCGAAATCGAATCCCTGTAACCCCAGTTTCACAAACTGATACCTCAACTCCTATATCAAACTCCAAATCCAATTGTAGCATAAACACCCACCTACCTATACGTTACATGCATGATATTTACATCTCCAATATACAAATCCCagatcaaacaaatcaaataaataaaaaatcctaaAGCTTCATAGATAGATAGACTGCTCGTATTTACGGAGGAATCACGCGGAAATATATGCTCCTAATTCCTAACCCTAAAATTCGATTTAACACTAAAACCCCCAATTGCTAATTTAATTTTCCAAATTGAATCTAATTACAATACCAAAATCTTCAAATTAAGGCATTAAAGCCTCATTCTGaccttagaaagaagaaaattaaagaattaagaAAAGATAGATACCTGCTGCCTGCTGAAGTGGCTCTGTGCTGCTGCCTGCTGGCTAGGTGCAGTCGGGAGGGATGGaaagaagatgaggaggaagGCTACGGGAGAGGATGAGGAAGAAGGATGAGGAGGTGGCTGGCTGGGTGCAGTCGGGAGGAAGGCTACGCGAGACGGAGTGAGGGAGAGGACGAGATGAGCGAGAGGGATGAGTAGGAAGGACTCTTTTCCATTTTGTCCAAGTAATTTgggaaaattcaaaataatcgCCTATTTTTTTCAATTGGACGGtcataattttgttaaaattttgggaaaattcaaaattgtccAATTTGGACCGTcacaattttaacaaaattatgaCATCGTGCTATTAGTTTTTGCTCGGCGACCTCATTGTAGAGTCGCGCTATTACTTTTTGCGCAATATCTCATTGTGGCGTCGCGCTAgtcatattttttaaacaaaaattactaTAAATTTATTGGAAATGTAATTTTACtcttttcaaattcaattttattaaataaaaccTACAGATCCATCTGTCATgtttatttgtatatatttcgagatcgcatacgtccaaaatccccaaaaaaaagaaaaaaaaaacattcagtgATCAAGTatcgagacaaaacttttcaacagttataaacaaaaaatcacgatttaacagtagttttaacttcgattttaatgattttttacagctacactccttgaatacaatgaatgaatttgatcttcaatttaaaatatttacactagtggatatcacaaaatcttatgttatacttaatgaaagtgtaaataaatttcaagtgttaatgaatctattgttttgatgggatacgcattccacgaaactagtttcaacgatctaactatcaaacttgtttgtatatacttcgagatcgcatacgcaaaaaatcgcaaaaaaacaaacatttagagatcaagtaaagagacaaaacttttcaacagttataaacgaaaactcacgatttaacggtacttttaacttcgattttgatgattttttttatagctacagtcattgaccctatatgaatacaatgaatgaatttgatcttcaatttaaaatatttacactagtggataccacaaaatcttatgttatacttaatgaaagtataaataaactccagtgttagtgaatttattgttttgatgggatacgcattctacaaactaatttcaacgatccaaccttcaaacttgtttgtatatactttgagatcgcatactccaaaaatcgcaaaacacaaacattcatagatcaagtaacaggacaaaacttttggacggttataaacgaaaaatcacgatttaacggttattttaactctgattttgatgatttttttacaactacactctttgacccaatatgaatacaatgaatgaactcgattttcaatttaaaatatttacactagtggataccacaaaatcttatgatatacttaatggaagtataaaaaCCCTTTGCACAACGCAGTTGATACATCGCGCAAACAACCTTTGCATGACGCCTTGGTTGGTACGTCGTGCAAACAACCTTTGCCTGACAGATTGGTTTGTATGTCGtgcaaaaacaaaatacatacTACTTTCCACTTGAGAGGACTATGTGGCCACTTGAGCAACAGAACACATACTACTTTCTGCTTGAGTGGAAGAAAAATAAACCGCTTGAGCTGCAGACCCCAATGTAATGCCTGCTTGAGCGacctattaatttttttttttaataaattttttgactattcttaaaacaaaagtaatgaaaacacaaaaataaagtgcccacccccaaacttaaatGAAACATTCTCCTCAATGTTTGCAAAAACTAATACACGCAATGCATTCATCAAAGCAAAGAAATGGAAAGAccacataaagaaaaaaaaaattgaaaaaaaaaatatggcaaCTCCCTTTAATGAAGTACCGAAGTTGACAAATCACCCATTCAACTAtcaaaccatcaaacttgtctgtatatacttcaagatcgcatacgccaaactATTTTAGTGTTGTGGAAAAAATCGTTGACTTTGCACAACGAAGATTGCCGTTGTGCAAAACAGTTTTGTGCGATGAAGGTACACCTTAGTCATGCAAAACAATTTTGCACAACGAAGACCTTCGTCACGCAATTTTGGGAAAAAAGTGGTTGAAGTCTAGGTTTGGTGCCAAAAACTTGCGCGATGAATAAACCGCGTCGCGCAAATAGTCTTTGTGCGATAGTGAAACAAAACGTTGTGCAAAGGTCATTTGCACGACGCGGTTTGTGCGTTGCGCAAGCTTTTCGTTCCAAACCAAGACTTTTACCGCTTTTTCCCAACATTGTGCGATGAAGGTGAAGATTCATCATGCAGATTAAATGTAGCCAAGTTAGCTAAAACATTGTACTCCTCTCGTCACCCAAGTTAAAATTTATCACATGTAATTTAAATTAGATTACAATATTGctcaaatatataaaaaaaaactgataagAAACAATTGGAAGACCAAAACGAAAGAATCCCCATAAGTAAAGGGAGCAAAAGGTGAACTTACACCATAATCTCAAAGACTTGGGAAAAACAGTAGTCAACTTTCAAAAGTCAAGTGCTTTGAGGGTTAAGTGAGGTCTTTAATGAGTGTATATAAGTACAACTTCACTCAAAGACTTGTTAGacttgttaatgtttcttttattattatgttgtatcaaaagaaaaatgttcTTGTGAATGTAGTTTATTAGAACATTTAAATGTTGAATAGTgtattttgtattgttttttcgttttttttttttttttttttgcaatccTTTTTAACGGTAAGTAGCACTAACTGGTATAGtaagattgaaaataaaagttttaaacaattatgaaaatcaaatctaacaacTAAAATAATGTAACACTAAATACTGCGTAGCATTAATGCCATGCCATTACTTTTGAACTATGGTAAATGTTTTATCCTATTTTTGTTATTAGATTATGGGGTATACTAtctacacacattttttttacctcttacacactgcttgttaatttttttccgTTGATATTCTTCAACTCATCTGATCCGATGgccgaaaaccaaaaaaatatgagaaaagtaagaaaaggtatgtggatatcacacctctAGATTATTGATTTCGGGTACTTCAGTGTCATGGCTGCTAATGCGGTAGACCAAATGAAACAATGAATCAACGAGTGTGGCAAAGGAGAATTCAATTCTGAGATATAATTTTGGGAAGAGAGGAATGATTAGACTAAGAGTTAGGTTGTCACATGAActtaatttgaaatattttaggtTGTGGTCCTTAGTGTCTCGTAAATTAGTATCCTCATTTCTTAGAGGATCTCTAAGGAGAGATGTAAAAAGCCTTAAAATAGGTACTTTACATTTTCGATTGGTCGGAAGCTGTTTAATAGACGAGATGTAAAATACAGACCTTGTTTAAGAATGCAAATTTGTATATTCTTTTCTCTTACATTTTAGGTGGATCCAGCCAATTAAAGCGAGAAAATAAAACAGTAAGGTTCCAAAAAACACTAGTCGGGCTGCTAGCAGGTGCCTAGCGTCTAGacggtttttagttttaattagattaaatatatattttttttatattcatgaatatatgtgtaaattttttttatgacttttcttttagttttgtaAGGTTTTTAAGTCCAAATCTTAGATTTTTAAGTCCGTAAAGAAAGGTGGGCTTAGTTTGAAAACGAAATGACCTCACTCGAAAAAAACccaccttttattttatcttaatttatttcgTTCAGAAGCCCTCCTTTTCTCAATTAAAGATAAcagtttatattttatattttttttgaaaatatattatctacactattGAGGTGGGGGAGTAGGTTATGCCAACAGTTTATATTGAACAAAAGCTAAAGTTTATTGAGAGAAGttaaaacaaaaccctaactatCGTCGTCTCAATTTCTATTCTCTACAACTATGGAAAACTAGTCGTAATTACTCCTACattgttctctctctcccctcgcTCCTCGGCCCCCACCCcttttttttcactttcttaCATTGTCGCCAGAAGCATGGGGGCTTCACAAAGTGACGCACCCAAGGAACAACAACACCACAAAGTCTTGCGACATAGAGCTGCCCAACAGTCGCCCATCCCGCCCAAGAGGCCACCTAATAGCATCGTCGATTTCCTAAACGATTTTGGGTTCGTCGCATCGGTGCTCCCCTATTGTGGCAGCCGCCCTTTTAGAACATTAAAAAATAGTAtctcaaatttacatttttttcattgaagtaaaattcatatttacattttgaaaATGTACAACAAGATGTAGATGTAGCTTTACATTTCAAATAGAAATGTTGCATTGAAGATGCTCATATAAATACATGTAACTCATTCTTTCTTCGACATAAGATTCATACTGTCAACATTTATACAATCTAAGAGTAAATTCCACTTAAACATACCACGTACATGTTGAAATCTTCTAAATTGTACACGTCTGCAAATTCAACATCTGTTATTCCTTGGTCAACATTCTTGTCACTCCACATGGACAAGCTCAGTAGACATAGTGACGTAATGCTCCCTCTTCACAAACGAGGAACAATTGTGACCAAGGCTTTCGAACTTTTATCAGATTCCAGAATATTCTTGAGTTCTCTCGATCTTATGTTTCCCTTCAAAAACATATtggagaaaattaataaaagctGAACCTACGAGAGGTGGCAGATAAGAATCATGAGATTCCCGGATAGGGAtctctttgtgaggatatcTCACATTCTATccgtttattatatattatgtgGTTAGATTTcgttagatattatttatatttcattttaaatataaaaaattaaaatgatttctagctatacaatgtacgataaacagataATATATGATGATCCAGATAAGATTCAAATCCAAGATTCACACCACACgacacaataaaataaataaaaaaaattaacgccTAAAAGGACGTTGATGGGATCCACTGTTTGTGACTAGGTAAAACTTGTATCGGAAGCTCAAGACTTAATTAAATTTGCACCTTGAGTTTTAGTAGTTGTTCTATTTGGGTCTTTAAGCCTTTTTTTTCGACCAAATTGGTCccataacttttaaaaaaatgtgGTAAATTGAGGACAAAtcgaagagatttttcagtatgccgAAAATACGGTTTAGTACACCAAAGTATCATAATACGGTtggttaaaaatttatttttttaagtttcaattgTATTGAACACCTTTCCATTGGTTTGTATTCATGTGATGGTGGCCATATAAGAAATTTGCTATTTTTGTATGTATGTGTAAATTATCTCTAGATTaacatttaaattattaatcctTATTGGCACTTCTGCAAATGTATACTTTTTTGGTTGATAAATAAAATATCACTGTCGTTTcttgttaaaaataataaatgttGTGTGCAATTCAATCTAGATGGTTTCTCGTTGTCATGAAAACTAAGTGGAAGATTGTCTTGTTTAGATAAGACCTTATTCTTCAAACCACTATGCCCAACGTATAAACTCTCATGTATCTATTAGGCCCTGTTTGGCACACCGTATAAAACACCAGATAATACTAATAATACGGAGGACGGTGTTTGGTGTCTTTTTATACGGTGTTTACCCTCTTCCTTATACCGTCCAAAAGCACGGTATAGTTTAGTCGGGCTTCTCTCGGTCCCTCCTTCCTCTCCAGACGGTCTCGTCCTCTCCAGACGCACTCCTCTCCCGTTTGAATCCCAGGTTCGTCttctcaaattcttcttcttcgtttgcATCACAGTTcgtcttttcatttttcttcttctttttcccaggcttctctcgctctctccttcctctccaGACGGCAGTCTCCAgacactctctctccctctccagaagctcactcactctctctctctctctctcctcaccaCTCTCCCCCAACTTGCTCCTCGTCTTTATCGTTATGCTGCTGCTTTTTTTCGGCTACCCAAAAACCGCAGCGCTTGCCCGGTATGCCTCTTCGATTTTGAGTATAAAGTTCCAATTTTTATTCATATGGGTTCTTATTTTTGCTGTGTATGTTTAAGATTTTGCGCCCACCGGGATCAAATTTTGGTGGGTTTTGTGAATTGGGCATCGAGTTTCTTATGCTTTTAGAGAAATAGGTTGCCAGTGATGTTTTGATATTTCAATAGTTGGGCTTGTTTGGCTGCATGCGTTTTTTGATTTCTGCTGGATTTAGCTAACTGGGTTGTGCTGTTAATCTGTTTGTTCTCCAACTTTCTTACGATTTAAGTGCTTTTAGGTGAAGTGCTTCCTGTGCCTATTTGTTCGGTCTTAGTACTTGTAGCTCAGAGGTATGAAATTTGATAGTATTTATTTCgtgttaatttttaattgaactTGAAGAATGAGGAATGCATATCTTGCTTGTGAAATTTgatactatttttctttttgttatttgaaaatttatgtGGTTTTCAAAAGGTATAAATATAAGAAAAgttcaacaaacaaacaaagattACTCAAATTGTTTTTTTCCCTTGTTCTATCCGGTTCAgtaccaaacacagtataaataatacgatcATTAGTCCAATACTATACCAAATGCTCGACTAATTTAGTTAgtaccaaacacagtataaaaTTAATCGTAGCCAAATTAACTATAACAGGATAGTCTCCTCTCATCACTTTAAAATTTATCACACTGTAGTTTAACTTAGATTATAATATCGGTcgaataaaaaaatgataagaaatAGTTGAAGTCCAAAAGATGAACTTGCACCACAAGCTCAAATACTTGGAAAAAGCACTAGCCAACTTTCAAGAGTCGAGTGATTTGAGTGATAAGTGGGTCTTTGATGAGCCGTATATAAATGCAACTTCACTCATTCTGCTTCCGCACACAATCCAAAACACTGATCCATAATCACAGTTCAAagttgtgagagagagagagagagagagagatgaatagCGGTAGCATCACAACTGAAGAAGGAAATGCAGTGCATGCGAATGTGATCCTACTACCTTCGGTCAGATTCAACCCCACTGACGAGTTGCTGGTCAGCTACTACTTGAGGAGCAAGATACAGGGCACCGACTCCCTCTTCCGCCACACCATCCCGGAAATCGATGTCTGCAAGTACGAGCCCTGCGATCTTCCTGGTAAACCCATTATTCTATCTCACTTTTTCTTCACTAGCCATACATCTTGTTTCCAATGGATTCTGCCGTTGATTATGTAAATCTATACCATCTTGTttcagtttttcttcattcagaATTGAATTGGGTTGGTTTCGATTTGTTGTCTTCTGTAGTGATTCCAGGGTTCTATTTCTATTGTATGATGTTGTATGCATAAATTTACGGTCTTATCAGTTTTTGTACCTCAAGAATTGGAGTCCGATGTTCCGGGTTCAAATTCCCTCCTCCCTCCCCTTAGCATAGCTCAAAGTAAAGTAGTAATATCACTTGTACCTCAAGAATTGAAGTGGGTCGGTTTCAATTTCAatatattgttttgtgttgCATTTCGATTTAATTTCCCTTTAAATAGCCGACCGATCGATATCTCTTTCCTATCGTATAATATTTTTGCACCCAAAAATTTATGATCTTGTTTCAgtatttgtgttttttgttcTTCAAGAGTTGGAGTGGGttggtttcaaattttgaacattttgttttgttgttggatTTCAGCATTCTTCCCAGAAGTTCATGGGAAGGAGTGGTTCTTC is a window from the Pyrus communis chromosome 16, drPyrComm1.1, whole genome shotgun sequence genome containing:
- the LOC137719759 gene encoding uncharacterized protein → MTDGSAIILNFPKLLGQNGKESFLLIPLAHLVLSLTPSRVAFLPTAPSQPPPHPSSSSSPVAFLLIFFPSLPTAPSQQAAAQSHFSRQQVREDEDWWNVMRSTGTLLLAFVLGSVATMVGTLVAFLMVPMRSLGPDNWKIAFALMGSYIGGYVSMQMESNYDRKPPVVETATALATSL